In Klebsiella aerogenes, the DNA window CGATCTTGAGCAAATGGGTAAAGCCGAGAAGTTCCCGTACGTCGGCACCACTTACCGCCTGACCGAACACTTCCACTACTGGACCAAGCACGCACTCCTTAACGCTATCGCGCAGCCGGAACAGTTTGTGGAGATCGGTGAAAAACTGGCGAATAAGCTCGGCATCGGCCATGGCGATACCGTGAAGGTCTCCTCTAACCGCGGCTATATTAAAGCCAAGGCGGTGGTGACCAAGCGTATTCGTACGCTGCAGGTTCACGGTAAAGAGGTGGATACCATCGGTATTCCTATTCACTGGGGCTACGAAGGCGTGGCGAAAAAAGGCTTTATCGCCAATACGCTGACGCCATTTGTCGGCGATGCCAACACGCAGACGCCGGAGTTCAAGGCCTTCCTCGTGAATGTGGAAAAGGCGTAACGGAGACGACTTATGGCTTATCAATCGCAAGATATTATTCGTCGTTCCGCGACTAACGGTTTCACCCCCGCGCCTCAGGCGCGGGAACACCAACAGGAAGTGGCGAAGCTTATCGACGTCACCACCTGTATCGGCTGCAAAGCCTGTCAGGTGGCCTGCTCTGAATGGAACGATATTCGTGACGAAGTGGGTCACAACGTCGGGGTGTACGACAACCCGGCGGACCTGACCGCGAAGTCATGGACGGTCATGCGTTTCTCTGAAGTGGAACAAAACGACAAGCTGGAATGGCTTATCCGTAAGGATGGCTGTATGCACTGCGCTGACCCGGGCTGCCTGAAAGCTTGCCCAGCGGAAGGCGCCATCATTCAGTACGCTAACGGCATCGTCGATTTCCAGTCCGAGCAGTGTATCGGCTGCGGCTACTGCATCGCGGGTTGTCCGTTCGATGTGCCGCGACTGAACCCGGAAGACAACCGCGTCTATAAATGCACGCTGTGCGTAGACCGGGTAAATGTCGGCCAGGAACCCGCCTGCGTGAAAACCTGCCCAACCGGCGCTATCCACTTTGGTTCTAAAGAGGATATGAAAACGCTGGCTGGCGAGCGCGTCGCAGAACTGAAAACCCGTGGTTACGACAACGCGGGCCTGTACGATCCGGCTGGCGTCGGCGGCACCCACGTCATGTACGTGCTGCACCACG includes these proteins:
- the fdxH gene encoding formate dehydrogenase subunit beta — encoded protein: MAYQSQDIIRRSATNGFTPAPQAREHQQEVAKLIDVTTCIGCKACQVACSEWNDIRDEVGHNVGVYDNPADLTAKSWTVMRFSEVEQNDKLEWLIRKDGCMHCADPGCLKACPAEGAIIQYANGIVDFQSEQCIGCGYCIAGCPFDVPRLNPEDNRVYKCTLCVDRVNVGQEPACVKTCPTGAIHFGSKEDMKTLAGERVAELKTRGYDNAGLYDPAGVGGTHVMYVLHHADKPNLYHGLPENPEISQTVKFWKGIWKPLAAVGFAATFAASIFHYVGVGPNRADEEEDNLHEKDDEVRK